The stretch of DNA CTGGCAGGCCCAGGCTGCGTTGGCCGACAACCAGCCTGTTGCCCTGCCCGCCACAGGCGCCACACCGGCACGCACCGGCAACTACCTGGTAGCCAGCCCCCAGCGCTACAACCCGCCGGGTGTGGGTGATTCGCAGCTGGAACTGCCACATCTGCTGGGCGAGGCGAAAAAGGAAGTGCGCGTACAACTGCTGGACTACGCGCCGCTGTCCTATGGACCTGACAGAACCCGGCCTTACTACGCGATGATCGACAACGCCGTGCGTGCAGCGGCAGCGCGCGGGGTCTCGATCAAGTTGATGGTATCCAACTGGAACACCGAAGCACTGGAATTGCCGTACCTGAAAAGCCTGGCGGTGCTGCCGAATGTCGAGGTCAAGATCGTCACGCTGCCCGAGGCCAGGCAAGGATTTATTCCTTATGCGCGGGTGATCCACAGCAAGACCATGGAAATCGACGGGCAAGTGGCGTGGGTAGGGACCAGTAACTGGCTGGGCGGTTATTTCGATAACTCGCGCAACCTGGAAGTGGTGATGCGCAGTGAGGCGATGGCCAAGCGTGTGGGAGATTTACACGAGCAGCTGTGGGACGGGCCGTATGCCAAGGCACTGGAAGTGACGAGTGAGTACCCGCAGCCGCATCCGGGCAAACCTTAAGCTGTTGCCCGCAAATGGCATGGCTTTGCGGGCAATATCACATTGCCAGATATCCAGGTTGCACTTTTTCGCCTTTGCGCTGACCAACCCTGCATAACTCATGGAGGGAGAGCAGGGATGAACAACACACGCAATGGACTGTACGGTGCCGCGCTGGTTTGGGCGGCCATCGGGCTTGGCGGCTGCGCCAATTCGATGACCACCACCGGTGAGCCCGGGGTGAAGATGGGCGAGAGCTATGAGCAGGTGCTCGCCGTGGTCAGCCGCAACAATACGGTGACCAGGGAGATCGACGGGGAAGCATTCCGGGCTGAAGGTTACTCGGAGACGTTTAAGGATTGTCGCAACAAATATTTTATCTTCCAGGGTGCTAATGGCTTGCAGATGGTCAAGCTTGAGCCCGCGCCGCATCTGTCGGTCAGCCAGAACTGCCGCCAGCCATGAGAACCTTACGTGTAATTCCCGCCCTGTTCCTGGTTCTTCTCAGCGGCTGTGGCCAGGTATATAACGTCCGCTCCCTCAACACCGCCTATACAGCGCCACCGTCTGCCGAGACGGCGCGCTTGCGCATTATCAGCGACGGCATGGTGCGCGCAGTGCCCGGGCGCGATTGCCTGGACTGGAATGTTCCCGGAGCAGGCGTGATGGTGTCCGCCAAATCCGGCTTCGCCGACCGCAATGGCGCAAGCCTGGGGATGCCGGGGCCGATTTACACCTGGGACGGTGCGGTGTCGTCCGAACAGGTGATTCCGGCGAACACGCCCATTGCCTTTCATTACCTTGGGTTGCCGCAATATGGCCGGCAATGTTTCAACACCATGACCTTTATCCCCAAGCCCGGCATGGACTACATGGTGCGAGCATCAATGTCCGGGAGTTGCTCATTCGAGCTTGCTGAGCTGCCGAAAGGTGCCGAACGATGGAGTCCGATTGAACCGACGCCGTCGGGAAGGCTGTCGATGTGCCACGCGATGGATAATTTCTAGCGGTACAAACGCAACGTGGGCCGGGGCATTGCACTCCAGCTCACAAAAAACCCACAAACAAAAACGCCGATCATTGCTGATCGGCGTTTTCGTTAAATATGGAGCGGGAAACGAGACTCGAACTCGCGACCCCGACCTTGGCAAGGTCGTGCTCTACCAACTGAGCTATTCCCGCAAATGGCGTCCCCTAGGGGACTCGAACCCCTGTTACCGCCGTGAAAGGGCGGTGTCCTAGGCCACTAGACGAAGGGGACACGCTACTGAAACACATGGTGTGTATTTCAGTGCCCAGAGATTAAATCCGAAGATTACGCCCTGGTTTCACTCAGTGCCGCCCGAGGGCAACACTGCTTAAATTTGGAGCGGGAAACGAGACTCGAACTCGCGACCCCGACCTTGGCAAGGTCGTGCTCTACCAACTGAGCTATTCCCGCATATGGCGTCCCCTAGGGGACTCGAACCCCTGTTACCGCCGTGAAAGGGCGGTGTCCTAGGCCACTAGACGAAGGGGACACACGTACAACATTCACTCCCTACCGCGTTTCGCTGTGTGCTTTACGCTGTAAGTGGCGCGCATTCTATGGATGGATTGGGAGGTCGTCAACCCCCAAGGATAAATTTATTTAAATCAATGACTTCGCCGTGGTTTACGGGGGTTGCAAGGGTTTCTCGCCGTCCAGGCTTTGGCGCCTATATTCTGGCGTTCCACAAGGCGCTATAGTTCGCCACAGCAAATGATGGCAATGTGCATCTACGCAGGGACTGCCCCGCTATATAGAAGAAACTACTGACGCAACTGGTCGCTCAGTCCTATCCGGTCACTGCACCAGTCACTACACTTCAATGCAAACCCCATAAAGAGGTCACACCGGTGACACCACTCATGATCACCCTGCTGGTAATAGCCGGGATCGTAATACTGATCGCCATTGGCTACATGAACCACGTGGTGGAAAACAATAAGCTGGAAAAGAACCGGACCCGGATCGAACTCAATGACCGGCTGCGCCGCTGCGGCGAAATCACCGAGACCTTCCCTGGCCAGTTGATGACGCCGCGACTCAAGTTGCTGCTGACCCGCCTGGAGCTCAACGTCAATCAGCGCCTGCTGAACCTCGACAAGTCCAATGCGTCGCTCAAGGCACGCATCACTGAACTCAACGCACTGGTGGCCCAGGGCGAATCGATTCCGGTGAACAACCCGCCAGGCCCGATCCAGACCGAAGCCAAGGCCAAGGATGTACGTTTCCTGCTCGAAGCACTGCATGGCCAGGTGACCCGAGCGGCCCAGGACGGTTTCCTGCCGACCAATGAAGCCAAGCACTGGATCAAGGAAATCCGCCATATCCTGGTGCTGCTGCACATCGAGTTCTTCAACAACCTGGGCCAGCACGCACTGCAACAAGGCCAGCCGGGCCAGGCTCGCCTGGCGTTCGAACGCGGCGTGCAGTACCTGCGCAAGCAACCGGAGCCGGTGGTGTACAGCCAGCAGCTGCAATTGCTCGAGAAACAGCTGGCGCGCGCCAACTCCATGGTGCTGTCCAACCTTGAACCGGCTGAAGACGAGGTCAACGAATTGACCGAAGGCTTGAAAGTGGTGGATGCGGACGCCGACTGGAAGAAGAAAGCCATCTACGACTGATCCCCTGCCATTGTGGTGGGCGGGAAACCCGCTCGCCACATGCCATCACTCTGCACCTATCCCCTTCCCCTCGAATAGCGTAAAAAAGGCCCCTCACTCCGTTAACGAAAAGGGCTTCGCCATGCCTGTCGTGCTCATCGATGGACAACCGCTGCACTACCTCGACCAGGGCACCGGCCCGGCCGTTCTCCTCGGTTCCAGCTACCTGTGGGACAGCCAGATGTGGGCGCCGCAGATCGAAGCCCTGTCGCAACAGTACCGGGTGATCGTCCCCGAGCTTTGGGGCCACGGCGAGTCCGGCGCACTGCCTGCAAACACTGCATCCCTGGACGACCTCGCACGCCAGCACCTGGCGCTGCTGGATCACCTGGACATTGCCCGGGTCAACCTCGTGGGCTTGTCGGTCGGCGGCATGTGGGGCGCACGCCTGGCGCTGCTGGCTCCCGAGCGGGTCAACAGCCTGGTGCTGATGGACACGCACCTGGGCGCCGAGCCGGAAGCCACTCGCCAATACTACTTTTCGCTGTTCAAGATGATCGAAGACGCCGGCGCCATTCCGGAACCGCTGCTGGATGTGGTGGCGCCGATCTTCTTCCGTCCCGGTATCGACCGGGAGTCGGCCTTGTACCAGGATTTCCGCAACGCACTGCAGGCCTTCCCCAAGGAGCGCCTGGTGCACAGCATCGTGCCCCTGGGCCGGATTATCTTCAGCCGCGCGGATGTGCTGGAACAACTGGCGCGCCTCGACACCGACACCACCCTGGTGATGTGTGGCGAGCAGGACAAGCCACGCCCACCGGCCGAATCAGAGGAAATGGCGGCCTTGATCGGCTGCGCGCTGACGTTGATTCCGCACGCCGGGCATATCTCCAGCCGGGAAAACCCCGATTTCGTCAACGAAGCGCTGCTGACCTTCCTGGCCAACAACGCCTGACCGCCCTGCCCTTTGATCACCGCAGGCCTGCGGTGATCAAAGGCGAAAGTGCCCGACCATCCCCTTAAGCTCCGTACCCAACTGCGCCAGCTCGATGCTCGACGCTGCATTGCCCTGCATGCTCAACGCCGATTGATCGGCACTCGCACGGATGCTGGTGACGCTGCGGTTGATTTCCTCGGCCACCGAGCTTTGCTCTTCGGCCGCCGCGGCAATCTGCTGGTTCATCTGCTGGATCAACGACACCGCCGCCGCGATGCTGCCCAGGGCGCTTTCGGTTTCCAGGGCATCACTGACCGCCAGCTTGACCAGTTCGCCGCTCTGCCTGATCTGCTGCACCGAAGCCTGCGCAGCGCTGCGCAAGGTACTGACCAACCGTTCGATTTCCTCGGTCGATTGCTGGGTGCGCTTGGCCAGCGCCCGCACCTCGTCGGCCACCACGGCAAAACCGCGGCCCTGCTCGCCCGCCCGCGCCGCCTCGATGGCCGCATTCAGCGCCAGCAGGTTGGTTTGCTCGGCCACGCTCTTGATCACCTCAAGGACGGTGCCGATAGTCTGGATCTCCGCGCTCAGGCTTTCGATGCTGGTACTGGCGGAGGTCGCGGAACTGGCCAGCAACTCGATACGCTGCAAGCTCTGGCGCACCACCTGCTGGCCGCTGTCGACCTTGTCATCCGCCGTCTGCGCCGCCTGGGCCGCTTCTTCGGCATTGCGCGCCACATCGTGCACGGTGGCGGTCATCTGGTTCATGGCCGTGGCCACCTGCTCGGTTTCTTCCTTCTGGCTGCTGACCTCGATATTGGTCTGCTCGGTGACGCTGGACAGCGAATGGGCCGAGCTGGCCAGTTGCTCGATACCCGCCTGCAACCCGCTGACCATGCTGCTCAGGCCGCTGCTCATCTGTTGCATCGCGAGCATCAACTGGCCCATCTCGTCCCGGCGACTGACTTCCATGCGGCCACTGAGATCACCGGCGGCAATCTGCTGGGCCACCGCAATCACGCTGCGCAACGGTGCAACGATCAAACGGGTGATGATCCACGCGGCAATCAGCCCGACCAATAACGCCAACGCCGAAGAACCGATGATCAGCAACGCGCTTTTCTTCAACTGCGACTGCATCGACAGGTCTTCTGCGTCGTAGGCCTGATTGACCCGGGTGACCACTTCGGCTGCACGCTCGTGCAACTGCTTGTAGACGACTTTTTCCTGGGCCAGCAGCCCGGTGTATTCGCCGAGTTTTTCGCTGAAGGCCGCGATATGCCCGGACACTTCGTTAAGCACGGTTTGGTAGCCAGGATCCTTGACGGTGGTTTTCAGCTGTTCGACCTGGGCCAGGGCCTGATCGGCCTGCTCGATCTTGCCCTGCTCGGCGTTCTCGTCATCGCCCTTGCGGCTCTGGTCCAGGCGCACGTGCGCTTCGTTCATGGCCTGCAGCATCAGGCGCGAGACCTGGCTGACCTGCCCCGCCTGCTCGATGAATTCGGCACCTTCCTTGCCCTGGCTTTCCTTGAGGCCATAGGCGCCGTCGTCCGCCAGCCCGGCCTGCAACACATCAAGGTTGTTGGCGACACTGGAGACCGACCAACTGGCCATTTCCAGCGCCAGGTCCTTGGTCTGGGTCAGCTCGACAAACTCATCGAACGCCTTGCGATACGCCGCCAGCGCCTGCTCGACGTCGCTCATCACCGGGACATTGGCAGGCGACTGGGCCTTGAGAATTACCGCCTGGGCCGCCAACGCGTCGACACGTTCGTGCAAGGCGTCCACCGACTTGGGGTCGGCATGCAGCGCGTAGTCCTGCTCGATCAAGCGCACCTTGAGCAAGCCGCTGTTGAGCGCCGACATGGCTTTAAGGCCCTCGAAGCGCTGGCCAACGGTTTGCAGCGACCACACGCCAATCGCGGCCACCAATGCCGTCAACAGCAGTACCAGGGCAAAGCCCAAGCCCAGTTTCTTGGCCATACCGAGGTTGGCAAAACGTCGTTGCACGGCAGAAATCATTGCACTTGAGTCCTCTTGCAATGGCGAATGCCATCAAGCCAGGTTTCGATGCAGCGAGATTCGCAACCCCGGGGCACTGAATACAAGGGTTTGGCGCCACAATAATGGCAAAAAGCTACATCCTCGTCGTTTTCAGAATGG from Pseudomonas sp. NC02 encodes:
- a CDS encoding phospholipase D-like domain-containing protein; protein product: MSISLKLRIAGLAGLLLSPLAQADFSIPGFELVHTVPVDTQLGTADLRQPGPVWIQLFDGAKSRIDIGQFYAADHPSSVMDKVIEHLEAAGKRGVKIRFLLEEKGVRLSEASTLERLKAIPNLTFRILPYGKLSGGIIHAKYMVVDGKQAFIGSQNFDWRSLEHIHETGLLISDANVVAQTQAIFEQDWQAQAALADNQPVALPATGATPARTGNYLVASPQRYNPPGVGDSQLELPHLLGEAKKEVRVQLLDYAPLSYGPDRTRPYYAMIDNAVRAAAARGVSIKLMVSNWNTEALELPYLKSLAVLPNVEVKIVTLPEARQGFIPYARVIHSKTMEIDGQVAWVGTSNWLGGYFDNSRNLEVVMRSEAMAKRVGDLHEQLWDGPYAKALEVTSEYPQPHPGKP
- a CDS encoding alpha/beta fold hydrolase; amino-acid sequence: MPVVLIDGQPLHYLDQGTGPAVLLGSSYLWDSQMWAPQIEALSQQYRVIVPELWGHGESGALPANTASLDDLARQHLALLDHLDIARVNLVGLSVGGMWGARLALLAPERVNSLVLMDTHLGAEPEATRQYYFSLFKMIEDAGAIPEPLLDVVAPIFFRPGIDRESALYQDFRNALQAFPKERLVHSIVPLGRIIFSRADVLEQLARLDTDTTLVMCGEQDKPRPPAESEEMAALIGCALTLIPHAGHISSRENPDFVNEALLTFLANNA
- a CDS encoding methyl-accepting chemotaxis protein, encoding MLAMQQMSSGLSSMVSGLQAGIEQLASSAHSLSSVTEQTNIEVSSQKEETEQVATAMNQMTATVHDVARNAEEAAQAAQTADDKVDSGQQVVRQSLQRIELLASSATSASTSIESLSAEIQTIGTVLEVIKSVAEQTNLLALNAAIEAARAGEQGRGFAVVADEVRALAKRTQQSTEEIERLVSTLRSAAQASVQQIRQSGELVKLAVSDALETESALGSIAAAVSLIQQMNQQIAAAAEEQSSVAEEINRSVTSIRASADQSALSMQGNAASSIELAQLGTELKGMVGHFRL